The Microbacterium limosum genome contains a region encoding:
- a CDS encoding rhamnan synthesis F family protein, which translates to MKTAELVTSHQRPSRPYPAGGRRALVYVVYDTRGDVEAYIPYALEKLREHCDHIIVVVNGNLTDRGRRTLETVSDILSERENVGYDIWGYKHGLDLLGPRIADFDEVVLANDTWFGPVRPFGPLFERMDKRPLHFWGMTDHLRVEPNPFTDSDYLAYHLQSYWMAVRKDMFLSPEWEQYWRELPPLTTYADAVAKHEAVFTERFVELGFSGEVAFPTLTDKIENHAVLYAEQLLDAGCPTLKRRPFFQWPPFMDRLAVVGKWTLQAAERYGYPMELIYQDLARNVEPRTLNADAALFDVLSDADSTYDPERALRVVVLAHVFYVDMTEEILERVGFLPGSYDLVITTPDEERATAIRRILNERSLPGAAEVRVVESNNGRDQAAFYIGCRDILTSGDYDVVLKVHSKKTPQDGFAVGRHFKRQQFENLLHSANYVANALALFQREPGLGLAFPPMVHLGHPTLGHAWWQNRPGVEELAAGLGIAVPLDEVSPLAPYGSMFFARPEALALLVDAGWTYEKFGGAEAYVDGGLAHVLERLPVYAAGERGFHSRTIACADYVAASYTALDYNVDQMSATMPESTMHQIEFLKRAGDFEYGTTRDFIGIYARLHRPDEEVRLLSIYDRTERVRSAFWRLRHPRTWFHRR; encoded by the coding sequence GTGAAGACCGCTGAACTGGTCACTTCCCACCAGCGCCCGAGCCGGCCGTACCCGGCAGGGGGGCGCCGCGCCCTCGTGTATGTCGTGTACGACACCCGAGGCGACGTGGAGGCATACATCCCCTACGCGCTCGAAAAGCTTCGCGAACATTGCGACCACATCATCGTCGTCGTCAATGGGAACCTGACCGACCGGGGTCGTCGCACGCTCGAAACGGTCTCGGACATCCTCAGCGAACGGGAGAACGTCGGCTACGACATCTGGGGGTACAAGCACGGGCTCGATCTTCTCGGACCGAGGATCGCGGATTTCGACGAGGTCGTCCTCGCGAACGACACGTGGTTCGGCCCGGTGCGACCGTTCGGCCCCCTCTTCGAGCGGATGGACAAGAGACCGCTGCATTTCTGGGGGATGACGGACCACCTACGCGTGGAGCCCAACCCGTTCACCGACTCGGACTACCTTGCCTACCACCTGCAGTCCTATTGGATGGCCGTCCGCAAGGACATGTTCCTCTCTCCCGAATGGGAGCAGTACTGGCGTGAGCTTCCTCCGCTGACCACGTACGCCGACGCCGTGGCCAAGCATGAGGCGGTCTTCACGGAGCGGTTCGTCGAGCTCGGCTTCTCGGGCGAAGTGGCCTTCCCTACGCTCACCGACAAGATCGAGAACCACGCCGTCCTCTATGCCGAACAGCTTCTGGATGCCGGATGCCCGACACTGAAGCGCCGGCCGTTCTTCCAATGGCCGCCGTTCATGGACCGCCTCGCCGTCGTAGGCAAGTGGACCCTGCAGGCGGCCGAGCGATACGGCTACCCCATGGAGTTGATCTACCAGGACCTCGCTCGGAACGTCGAGCCGCGGACGCTCAATGCCGACGCGGCTCTCTTCGATGTGCTCAGCGATGCCGATTCCACGTACGATCCAGAACGAGCCCTGCGTGTGGTGGTCCTCGCCCACGTCTTCTACGTCGACATGACCGAAGAGATCCTCGAGCGCGTCGGGTTCCTGCCGGGAAGCTACGACCTGGTCATCACGACGCCCGATGAGGAGCGCGCCACTGCGATCAGGCGAATCTTGAACGAGCGCTCGCTGCCAGGCGCCGCCGAGGTCCGAGTCGTGGAGTCGAACAACGGCAGGGATCAGGCGGCCTTCTACATCGGCTGTCGCGACATCCTGACGAGCGGCGACTATGACGTCGTTCTGAAGGTCCACAGCAAGAAGACCCCTCAGGACGGGTTCGCCGTCGGGCGGCACTTCAAGCGCCAGCAGTTCGAGAACCTGCTGCACAGCGCGAACTATGTCGCCAACGCGCTCGCACTGTTCCAGAGGGAGCCGGGACTCGGCCTGGCCTTCCCCCCGATGGTGCACCTCGGACATCCGACTCTGGGTCACGCGTGGTGGCAGAACCGGCCCGGCGTCGAGGAACTCGCCGCCGGGCTGGGGATCGCCGTGCCGCTCGACGAGGTGAGCCCGCTGGCTCCCTACGGATCGATGTTCTTCGCACGCCCCGAAGCGCTTGCATTGCTCGTCGACGCGGGGTGGACGTACGAGAAGTTCGGAGGAGCCGAGGCATACGTCGACGGTGGACTGGCCCATGTGCTGGAACGGCTCCCGGTCTACGCTGCGGGCGAACGGGGCTTCCATTCCCGCACGATCGCCTGTGCGGACTACGTCGCCGCGAGCTACACGGCCCTGGATTACAACGTCGACCAGATGTCGGCGACCATGCCCGAATCGACGATGCATCAGATCGAGTTCCTCAAGCGCGCGGGCGACTTCGAGTACGGAACGACCCGCGATTTCATCGGTATCTACGCGCGTCTCCACCGGCCGGACGAGGAAGTTCGCCTGTTGTCGATATACGACCGTACGGAACGCGTGCGCAGCGCATTCTGGCGACTTCGCCACCCACGGACCTGGTTCCATCGGCGCTGA
- a CDS encoding rhamnan synthesis F family protein → MSRPHERIVLYSVEGVLSRLPRYVVTALQALSSSARVWVFVADETPGEVREALASLADSVVQRPSTESAADYGAMVARITDLSGYDEVVLTGDSWFGPAGDLGATIDRMTARGHDSWQMVRMGSTPPEEFADEGFPRPDAPWLWTSVRTDVVRSPLWERFWAADGVPPTERERELYERLSESGRSVGIAFDIGDRIHADPSVFVPDALLEAGCPLLSRLPFRLYPPYLDRFAVVGREIVAAAEAAGYPSDFIWDGLVGSVPPKALNTVGGMLEVLPDSAGQKQSESALRIVVLAHVSDLPGAEDLFGKVDNLPPGYDLVVTTGNGLDAARLQRLIEARESPRLRRLEVRVTANSPGRDMSDLFVGCRDIVLGGEYDLLLKVHARAAPHKTMNALRYFRRYQLENLLETEGYVRNAIDLFRDEPQLGAVFPPMMHIGYGTMGKGWAGLRDQAATLAAKLGITVPLDRVSPLAPYGGMWIARPDALRRLASHTWSHRDYDRRGMGERLGRLQERLLPLAAAQDGYHMRTILTSEHASISYSALEYKADQLLSTTRGWPVEQIQLLHRAGWTGYGGVVALTRMYLRLNHPRIARRTAPLYRVGLRIFPLVATARRGVRASVVRARRVRTESREDR, encoded by the coding sequence GTGAGTCGCCCCCACGAGCGCATCGTTCTGTACTCGGTCGAAGGGGTTCTGTCGCGGCTACCCCGATACGTCGTCACCGCTCTGCAGGCGTTGTCGTCGTCGGCGAGAGTGTGGGTCTTCGTTGCGGATGAGACTCCCGGCGAGGTTCGAGAGGCGTTGGCCTCGTTGGCTGACTCCGTCGTGCAGCGGCCGTCGACGGAGTCGGCGGCCGATTATGGTGCGATGGTCGCACGAATCACGGATCTGTCGGGCTATGACGAAGTCGTGCTCACCGGCGATTCCTGGTTCGGCCCGGCGGGCGACCTCGGGGCGACGATCGATCGTATGACCGCGCGAGGGCACGACAGTTGGCAGATGGTGCGCATGGGATCCACGCCGCCGGAGGAGTTCGCGGACGAGGGCTTCCCCCGCCCCGACGCGCCGTGGCTCTGGACGAGTGTCCGTACGGATGTGGTGCGGTCGCCGCTGTGGGAGCGCTTTTGGGCAGCAGACGGCGTCCCCCCGACCGAGCGCGAGCGGGAGCTTTACGAACGTCTGTCCGAGTCGGGGCGGTCCGTGGGGATCGCGTTCGACATCGGGGACCGCATTCATGCCGATCCGAGTGTCTTCGTGCCGGACGCGCTCCTCGAGGCGGGCTGTCCGCTGCTGTCCCGGTTGCCGTTTCGCCTCTATCCGCCCTACCTCGATCGGTTCGCCGTCGTCGGCCGGGAGATCGTCGCCGCGGCCGAGGCCGCCGGTTATCCGAGCGACTTCATCTGGGACGGGCTCGTCGGCAGCGTCCCGCCAAAGGCGTTGAACACCGTCGGTGGGATGCTCGAGGTGCTCCCGGATTCAGCCGGGCAGAAGCAGTCGGAATCGGCGCTGCGGATCGTGGTCCTGGCTCATGTCTCAGACCTCCCCGGCGCGGAGGATCTGTTCGGGAAGGTGGACAATCTGCCCCCCGGCTACGACCTGGTGGTCACCACGGGGAACGGGCTCGATGCGGCGCGCCTCCAGCGGCTGATCGAAGCCAGGGAAAGCCCTCGGTTGCGCAGGCTCGAGGTGCGGGTGACGGCGAACAGCCCGGGCCGGGACATGAGCGACCTGTTCGTGGGCTGCCGCGACATCGTGCTCGGAGGAGAGTACGACCTGCTCCTGAAGGTCCACGCCCGTGCCGCTCCCCACAAGACCATGAACGCGCTGAGGTACTTCCGCCGGTATCAGCTGGAGAATCTGCTCGAGACGGAGGGTTATGTGCGCAACGCGATCGACCTGTTCCGAGACGAGCCCCAGCTCGGTGCCGTGTTCCCCCCGATGATGCATATCGGCTACGGGACGATGGGCAAGGGGTGGGCGGGCCTGCGCGATCAGGCGGCGACCCTTGCAGCGAAGCTGGGCATCACCGTCCCGCTCGACCGAGTCTCTCCTCTTGCGCCGTACGGAGGCATGTGGATCGCGCGACCGGATGCGCTGCGCCGATTGGCCTCGCATACGTGGTCGCATCGAGATTACGACCGCCGTGGAATGGGAGAGCGACTCGGGCGTCTGCAGGAGCGGCTGTTGCCCCTCGCCGCTGCCCAGGACGGCTACCACATGCGGACGATCCTGACGTCGGAGCATGCTTCGATCTCATACTCGGCCCTGGAGTACAAGGCGGACCAGCTGCTCTCGACCACGCGTGGCTGGCCCGTCGAGCAGATTCAGCTCCTCCACCGGGCCGGGTGGACGGGGTACGGGGGAGTGGTCGCGCTGACGCGCATGTACCTACGCCTGAATCATCCTCGTATTGCGCGCCGAACGGCGCCGCTCTACCGAGTCGGGCTGCGCATCTTCCCGCTCGTCGCGACGGCCCGGCGGGGCGTCCGCGCGAGCGTGGTCCGTGCAAGACGAGTGAGGACCGAGAGCCGTGAAGACCGCTGA
- the rfbA gene encoding glucose-1-phosphate thymidylyltransferase RfbA, whose protein sequence is MRGIILAGGTGSRLHPITQGISKQLVPVYDKPMIYYPLSTLILAGIQDILVITTPQDAEQFQRLLGDGSRFGVSISYVSQPSPDGLAQAFILGESHIGNDSVALVLGDNIFYGQGMGTRLRQYSTLEGGVVFGYWVDDPMAYGVVEFADDGRVVSLEEKPAQPKSNYAVPGLYFYDNDVVEIAKNLRPSPRGELEITDVNKAYLDRGTLKVEILPRGTAWLDTGTFDSLAEATDFIRTVEKRQGLSIGCPEEVAWRLGFLTDDELRARAAELSKSGYGAYLLKALQQGTR, encoded by the coding sequence ATGCGTGGCATCATCCTCGCCGGCGGCACGGGCTCCCGGCTTCACCCCATCACCCAGGGCATCTCCAAGCAGTTGGTGCCCGTTTATGACAAGCCCATGATCTACTACCCGCTCTCCACGCTGATACTGGCGGGAATTCAAGACATCCTGGTGATCACGACACCGCAGGATGCGGAGCAGTTCCAGCGGCTCCTGGGTGATGGATCGCGGTTCGGGGTATCCATCAGCTATGTGTCGCAGCCGTCTCCGGACGGGCTCGCGCAGGCGTTCATCCTGGGCGAGTCGCACATCGGCAACGACTCCGTCGCGCTCGTGCTGGGGGACAACATCTTCTACGGGCAGGGGATGGGCACCCGACTCCGCCAATACAGCACGCTCGAGGGTGGTGTCGTCTTCGGGTACTGGGTCGATGACCCCATGGCGTACGGGGTCGTCGAGTTCGCCGACGACGGTCGCGTCGTCTCCCTCGAGGAGAAGCCCGCGCAGCCCAAGAGCAACTACGCGGTGCCGGGGCTCTACTTCTACGACAACGATGTCGTGGAAATCGCGAAGAACCTCCGACCGTCGCCGCGCGGCGAGCTCGAGATCACCGATGTGAACAAGGCGTACCTCGACCGCGGCACCCTCAAGGTCGAGATCCTTCCGCGGGGTACGGCATGGCTCGACACGGGCACATTCGACTCGCTGGCGGAAGCCACCGACTTCATCCGCACCGTCGAGAAGCGTCAGGGACTGTCGATCGGGTGTCCCGAAGAGGTCGCCTGGCGCCTCGGCTTCCTGACGGACGACGAACTTCGGGCCCGCGCGGCTGAACTAAGCAAGAGCGGCTATGGTGCCTACCTCCTGAAGGCGCTTCAGCAGGGCACGCGGTGA
- the rfbB gene encoding dTDP-glucose 4,6-dehydratase: protein MSKLLVTGGAGFIGSNFVHHVVSHTDHHVTVLDKLTYAGNRESLAGLPQSRVRFVQGDIADPAVVGELMASVDAVVHYAAESHNDNSLDDPRPFLDTNIIGTYTLLEAARRHGTRFHHISTDEVYGDLELDDPSRFTETTPYNPSSPYSSTKAGSDLLVRAWVRSFGVRATISNCSNNYGPYQHVEKFIPRQITNVIRGIRPKLYGKGENVRDWIHADDHSSAVLTILEKGTIGDTYLIGADGEKNNKDVVELILGLMGEPTDAYDHVTDRAGHDLRYAIDSSKLRGELGWQPQYRDFEEGLAATIDWYRDNEPWWAGAKDATEAFYTAKGQ from the coding sequence ATGTCAAAGCTTCTCGTGACCGGCGGTGCCGGATTCATCGGATCGAATTTCGTGCACCACGTGGTATCCCACACCGACCACCACGTCACGGTCCTCGACAAGCTGACTTACGCCGGCAACCGCGAGTCTCTCGCCGGTCTTCCGCAGTCGCGCGTTCGCTTCGTGCAGGGCGACATCGCCGACCCGGCGGTCGTCGGCGAACTGATGGCATCGGTGGATGCCGTTGTCCACTACGCGGCCGAGTCCCACAACGACAACTCTCTGGACGACCCTCGTCCTTTCCTTGATACCAACATCATCGGCACGTACACCCTTCTCGAGGCTGCGCGCCGTCATGGCACTCGCTTCCACCACATCTCAACGGACGAGGTGTACGGCGATCTGGAACTCGACGATCCGTCCCGATTCACCGAGACGACGCCGTACAACCCCTCGTCCCCTTACTCGTCGACGAAGGCGGGGAGTGATCTCCTCGTCCGCGCGTGGGTGCGCTCGTTCGGTGTACGGGCCACCATCTCGAACTGCTCGAACAATTACGGTCCTTACCAGCACGTCGAGAAGTTCATCCCGCGTCAGATCACGAACGTCATCCGCGGCATCCGCCCCAAGCTCTACGGAAAGGGCGAGAACGTTCGCGACTGGATCCACGCCGACGATCACTCCTCCGCGGTGTTGACCATCCTCGAGAAGGGCACGATCGGCGACACCTACCTGATCGGTGCGGACGGAGAGAAGAACAACAAGGACGTGGTCGAGCTGATCCTCGGTCTCATGGGCGAGCCGACGGACGCGTACGACCACGTGACCGACCGGGCCGGGCACGATCTGCGGTATGCCATCGACTCGAGCAAGCTGCGCGGTGAGCTGGGGTGGCAGCCCCAGTATCGCGACTTCGAAGAGGGGCTCGCCGCGACGATCGACTGGTATCGCGACAACGAGCCGTGGTGGGCGGGCGCGAAGGACGCCACCGAGGCCTTTTACACGGCGAAGGGTCAGTGA
- a CDS encoding bifunctional dTDP-4-dehydrorhamnose 3,5-epimerase family protein/NAD(P)-dependent oxidoreductase → MNVAEYGKPLQRTETPIPGLTVWDIPVHGDNRGWFKENWQREKMVAAGLPDFAPVQNNVSFNESVGTTRGLHAEPWDKWVSVATGRVFGAWVDLREGPNFGTSFTVEIDPSVAVFVPRGVANGFQTLEPNTAYSYLVNDHWSPDASYAFVNVDDPAAAIEWPIPLSDAILSEKDRDHPALDAALSVQPKRMLVVGAGGQLGQALREAYRGDDTVEFAEREELPLDAASLWSARRWNDYSTIVNAAAYTAVDAAESADGRAQAWATNASAVAELARIAQAHAITLVHVSSDYVFDGSSTRPYREDDQLSPLGVYGQSKAAGDIACRLAERHYIVRTSWVIGSGRNFVSTMRSLAEKGVDPRVVDDQLGRLTFTTEIARGIRHLLEVGAPFGTYNLTGAGPVRSWADIAREVFAATGHSPDRITGVSTADYFASATAPVAPRPSNSTLDTSKIEATGFVPADALESLHAYLRSR, encoded by the coding sequence GTGAACGTGGCCGAATACGGGAAACCGCTGCAGCGCACGGAAACCCCCATCCCCGGCCTCACGGTCTGGGACATTCCGGTCCACGGCGACAACCGCGGCTGGTTCAAGGAGAACTGGCAGCGCGAGAAGATGGTCGCCGCCGGGCTGCCGGATTTCGCTCCCGTCCAGAACAACGTGTCCTTCAACGAAAGCGTGGGAACGACGCGAGGACTGCACGCCGAGCCGTGGGACAAGTGGGTATCCGTCGCGACCGGTCGTGTCTTCGGCGCATGGGTTGATCTCCGCGAGGGCCCGAATTTCGGCACGAGCTTCACGGTCGAGATCGATCCGTCGGTCGCCGTCTTCGTACCGCGCGGTGTCGCCAACGGCTTCCAGACGCTCGAGCCGAACACGGCGTACAGCTATCTCGTGAACGACCACTGGTCTCCCGACGCGTCGTACGCGTTCGTAAACGTCGACGACCCCGCCGCCGCCATCGAGTGGCCGATCCCGCTGTCGGATGCGATCCTCTCCGAGAAGGACCGCGATCACCCAGCGCTCGATGCGGCCCTGAGTGTGCAGCCGAAGCGGATGCTCGTCGTCGGGGCGGGCGGGCAGCTGGGCCAAGCGCTGCGGGAGGCGTACCGGGGCGACGACACGGTCGAGTTCGCAGAGCGGGAGGAGCTGCCACTGGATGCGGCGTCGTTGTGGTCGGCTCGCCGATGGAACGACTACTCCACCATCGTCAATGCCGCGGCCTACACGGCCGTCGACGCGGCGGAGAGCGCCGACGGCCGCGCCCAGGCATGGGCGACAAACGCCTCGGCGGTGGCTGAGCTGGCACGCATCGCGCAGGCTCACGCGATCACGCTCGTCCATGTATCCAGCGACTACGTCTTCGACGGCTCGTCGACGCGACCCTACCGAGAGGACGATCAGCTCAGCCCGCTCGGCGTCTATGGTCAGAGCAAGGCGGCCGGAGACATCGCCTGCCGCCTCGCGGAACGCCACTACATCGTCCGCACCTCGTGGGTGATCGGGTCGGGCCGCAACTTCGTCTCGACGATGCGGTCGCTCGCGGAGAAGGGCGTCGACCCGCGCGTCGTCGACGACCAGCTCGGACGACTGACATTCACCACCGAGATCGCCCGCGGCATCCGGCACCTGCTCGAGGTGGGTGCGCCGTTCGGCACGTACAACCTGACAGGCGCAGGACCGGTGCGGAGCTGGGCTGACATCGCCCGCGAGGTCTTCGCAGCGACCGGCCACTCCCCCGATCGCATCACGGGCGTCAGCACCGCCGACTACTTCGCTTCGGCGACGGCACCTGTGGCCCCCCGCCCCTCGAACAGCACGCTGGACACGAGCAAGATCGAGGCCACGGGTTTCGTCCCCGCCGACGCGCTCGAGAGCCTGCACGCCTACCTGCGCAGCCGGTGA
- a CDS encoding GtrA family protein translates to MSVPLPPDDGSASARRRGLGRVLGLWSLGPVRYLVVGVGAFLIDIGLLFVLYELVGIPLAVSTPVAFLLSFAITFLMQRAFAFESGGRLVSSAVRYGLLVAANTVATTLIVTAGAAWGLPWEFAKMIAVASTTVWNYFAYRYWIFRPSSAS, encoded by the coding sequence GTGAGCGTTCCTCTTCCGCCCGATGACGGGTCTGCGTCCGCACGACGTCGCGGCCTCGGCCGCGTGCTCGGCCTCTGGTCGCTCGGTCCCGTCCGCTATCTCGTCGTCGGAGTGGGCGCGTTCCTCATCGACATCGGTCTCCTCTTCGTGCTCTACGAGCTCGTGGGGATCCCGTTGGCCGTGAGTACCCCTGTCGCGTTCCTCCTGAGCTTCGCGATCACCTTCCTGATGCAGCGTGCGTTCGCCTTCGAGTCGGGCGGTCGCCTGGTGTCCAGTGCGGTTCGATACGGCTTGCTGGTCGCGGCGAACACTGTCGCGACGACGCTCATCGTGACCGCCGGCGCCGCGTGGGGCCTGCCGTGGGAGTTCGCCAAGATGATCGCGGTGGCATCGACGACGGTGTGGAACTACTTCGCCTACCGCTACTGGATCTTCCGCCCGTCCTCGGCGTCCTGA
- a CDS encoding DUF2304 domain-containing protein: MIVAAGISFAILVLAFIVVLLLRRQLREKYATLWLVIGISLLVISLFPGLLVGMTRLLGVQVPANLLFAMAIVLLVGVALHLSWELSRAEDEIRRLAEETAILRADLDAVISQLPAASDRPTDQGDQDAEDGRKIQ, encoded by the coding sequence ATGATCGTCGCCGCAGGTATCAGTTTCGCCATCCTCGTCCTGGCGTTCATCGTCGTGCTGCTGCTTCGACGCCAGCTCCGCGAGAAGTACGCCACACTCTGGTTGGTCATCGGGATCTCGTTGCTCGTGATCTCGCTCTTCCCCGGCCTGCTCGTGGGAATGACACGCCTCCTCGGCGTGCAGGTTCCCGCAAACCTCCTCTTCGCGATGGCGATCGTCCTTCTCGTGGGCGTCGCGCTCCACCTCTCCTGGGAGCTCTCACGGGCCGAGGACGAGATCCGGCGGTTGGCGGAGGAGACCGCCATTCTCCGCGCGGATCTCGATGCCGTGATCTCCCAGCTCCCGGCGGCATCCGATCGTCCGACGGATCAGGGCGATCAGGACGCCGAGGACGGGCGGAAGATCCAGTAG
- a CDS encoding glycosyltransferase family 2 protein — protein MTAVPRTLVIVPAWNEAQNVGNTVREILGHSPGYDVLVVDDGSTDDTAAIARAAGARVLILPFNMGVGGAMRTGFTFAQRHGYSQAIQVDADGQHNPQDIDAVLAGLEVADISIGARFAEVGEYVATGPRRWAMKLLASVLSRIAKTRLTDVTSGFRAANARAIAQYVHYYPAEYLGDTVDSLVSALHSGLTVTQVPVAMRPRAFGRPSQNPFGAALYLLRSTFALGLALMRGRRRAEDSPA, from the coding sequence ATGACCGCCGTTCCGCGGACGCTCGTCATCGTGCCCGCGTGGAACGAAGCGCAGAACGTCGGCAATACGGTGCGCGAGATCCTCGGGCACTCACCGGGGTATGACGTTCTTGTGGTCGACGACGGCTCGACGGATGACACGGCTGCCATCGCACGGGCCGCTGGCGCCCGCGTGCTGATCCTGCCGTTCAACATGGGTGTTGGCGGAGCGATGCGCACGGGTTTCACCTTCGCGCAGCGTCACGGATATTCTCAGGCGATCCAGGTCGATGCAGACGGCCAACACAACCCGCAGGACATCGATGCCGTGCTGGCGGGGCTCGAGGTCGCGGACATCTCCATCGGCGCGCGGTTCGCAGAGGTGGGCGAGTACGTCGCCACGGGTCCGCGGAGGTGGGCCATGAAGCTTCTCGCGTCTGTCCTATCCCGCATCGCCAAGACACGTCTGACGGATGTGACGAGCGGTTTTCGTGCGGCCAATGCCCGAGCGATCGCTCAGTACGTCCACTATTACCCGGCCGAATACCTGGGAGACACCGTCGACTCTCTTGTGAGCGCGTTGCACTCCGGACTCACGGTGACGCAGGTTCCGGTCGCCATGAGACCGCGGGCCTTCGGAAGACCGAGCCAGAATCCCTTCGGTGCGGCGCTCTATCTTCTGCGGTCGACCTTCGCCCTAGGCCTGGCGCTCATGCGTGGCCGTCGCCGAGCGGAGGATTCGCCCGCATGA
- a CDS encoding DUF2142 domain-containing protein, translated as MPRLINRSRLLKLLVPPALLFGVILAWALSSPVGSSPDDDFHLASIWCAQGEREGLCEGTNSDASREVPSAISSARCYTYLVDQSGACVDLGEGLQRTERVDATGVYPPVFYAFFSAFSTPDVATSVLVMRAINGLIAVALVTTTFWLLPQRLRTAFAVSLAASLVPLGLFLLGSTNPSSWALLSAATLWATLTASYGSSPRRRWALLGVSLVAATMGAGARADAAAFAVFAVMLAAILGWRRGVRWLAPAATSLVIVVISLLFYLGADQSASVVNGLQNEDPPLTAAQHVSNLLELPSLWVGAIGGWGLGWLDTPMPSVVWVSTTVVMGAAVFLAIRGLRLRRGLATAFAGAALVVVPFVLLAQTNAVVGLQVQPRYILPLLIILLGVSAATARSSEWWAGGRAYLAAALLTVATAVSLHINIRRYTTGLDDAAVDPGADAEWWWSGVASPLAVWIVGSVCAGALLMFLAWQVGRVGETTSGAVTVPEEQAQGVDR; from the coding sequence GTGCCAAGATTGATCAATCGCTCGCGCCTCTTGAAGCTCTTGGTCCCGCCGGCGCTCTTGTTCGGCGTTATTCTCGCGTGGGCCCTATCGTCCCCGGTAGGGTCCAGTCCGGACGACGATTTCCATCTCGCTTCCATCTGGTGCGCGCAGGGCGAGCGGGAGGGCCTGTGCGAGGGCACGAACAGCGATGCCTCGCGAGAGGTGCCGTCGGCCATCTCGAGCGCGCGTTGTTACACCTACCTCGTGGACCAGAGCGGTGCATGCGTCGACCTCGGTGAAGGTCTTCAGCGTACGGAGCGGGTGGATGCGACCGGGGTCTATCCACCGGTCTTCTACGCGTTTTTCTCAGCTTTCTCCACTCCCGACGTGGCGACATCGGTGCTCGTGATGCGCGCGATCAATGGGTTGATCGCCGTCGCCTTAGTGACAACCACCTTCTGGTTGCTGCCACAACGGCTCAGGACGGCCTTCGCGGTTTCCCTCGCCGCCTCTTTGGTGCCCCTCGGGTTGTTTCTGCTCGGTTCAACCAATCCGTCTTCATGGGCGCTTCTGTCTGCCGCAACGTTGTGGGCGACCCTGACCGCGTCGTACGGATCCTCGCCGCGTCGGCGTTGGGCCCTCCTGGGGGTCAGCCTGGTCGCAGCGACGATGGGTGCTGGTGCGCGTGCGGATGCTGCGGCATTCGCTGTCTTTGCGGTCATGCTCGCGGCGATCCTTGGGTGGCGACGAGGCGTCCGCTGGCTCGCCCCTGCGGCGACGAGTCTCGTCATCGTGGTCATCTCACTGCTCTTCTACCTGGGAGCGGATCAGAGTGCATCCGTGGTGAATGGTCTTCAGAACGAGGATCCACCGCTGACGGCCGCGCAGCACGTGAGCAACCTGCTCGAGTTGCCGTCGCTCTGGGTCGGTGCCATCGGGGGCTGGGGGCTCGGGTGGTTGGACACACCCATGCCCTCTGTCGTCTGGGTCTCGACAACCGTCGTCATGGGCGCTGCTGTCTTCCTCGCCATCAGGGGGCTAAGGCTGCGCCGCGGACTTGCGACCGCATTCGCAGGCGCTGCCCTCGTGGTCGTTCCCTTCGTGCTGCTCGCTCAAACCAACGCCGTTGTCGGTCTGCAGGTGCAACCGCGGTATATTCTGCCCCTGCTGATCATCCTTCTCGGCGTCAGCGCCGCTACGGCGCGATCTTCCGAGTGGTGGGCCGGGGGGCGAGCATATCTCGCGGCGGCACTACTCACTGTCGCCACCGCAGTTTCCTTGCACATCAACATTCGCCGTTACACGACCGGTCTAGACGACGCGGCGGTCGACCCGGGAGCGGACGCCGAGTGGTGGTGGTCGGGCGTCGCCTCGCCCCTCGCCGTGTGGATCGTCGGTTCGGTGTGCGCGGGCGCCTTGCTCATGTTCTTGGCGTGGCAGGTGGGCCGCGTCGGCGAAACCACTTCGGGAGCCGTCACCGTCCCAGAAGAGCAAGCCCAAGGGGTTGACCGATGA